ATGATGATCCATTTGATCCCAATTCTGAGGAGAATGTTGGATTTGATCATGAAATTGATATGGCGTTGCAAGGGCAGATGATGGGCGAAAAGGGGCATCTCATGGAGCAGTTAGAGAACGCTCCAAAGAAGCAAGGGAATGAGATAAACCGTTCAGACTCTGTATCCGATTGTAGTgatcaaaatgatgatgaagatgatccTAAATGTAGAAGGAGAAATGGAAAACCACAATCTAAGAACCTAATGGCAGAGCgtaaaagaagaaagaagctCAATGATCGGCTCTACACTCTTCGTTCTTTAGTGCCAAAAATCACCAAGGTATGCTCAAGACTTGTATGTCAATTCAATTTGAATTTGTAGTTAAAAGTCAATATTTACTAATGTTGGATCATTTGGATTTTCCTATCCTGTAGTTGGATAGGGCGTCGATTCTCAAGGATGCCATTGAGTATGTGATGGAGCTGAAAAGGCAAGTGGAAGATCTCCAAAATGAGCTAGAAGAGAACTCGGATGACGAGGGTACAACAAACAACCAAAGCACCATAGTTGAACAAGAAGTGATGCACGGAAATGGGAGCAATGCTAAGCGTAGATATAACCACAGCCATGGGATGTTCATGAACGGGCCTCAGTTAGAAGCATATTCGGGTGTCGGTAACATTGAAGTCTCTAAACATAACCAAGACACTGAAGGTGCTAATGAAAAAGGCCAGCAAATGGAGGTAGTACTCACCTTTCTTGACCCAAATCATCTATAAAACTTCTCTGTAATTTCTCTGTCCTTGTGTGTGTAGCCACAAGTTGAAGTGTCGCCGTTAAATGGAAATGAATTCTTCGTGAAAGTATTCTGCGAGCACAAACCAGGAGGATTCGTGAGGTTAATGGAGGCATTCAACGCTCTAGGCCTTGAAGTGACAAATGTCAATGTTACTAGCTTCAGATGTTTGGTTTTGAATGTCTTTAAAGTTGAGGTGAATCTAAAAACATCATTCTATTTACTCTCCTGCTTTACCATACTATATAGGACCTACAGAACAAAATGCAGGTTTCCACACCTTTATCATGTTGTTTTTTGGTGTAACAGAGGAAAGATAGCGAAATGGTGCAAGCTGACCATCTTAGGGAGTCGCTGCTTGAGATAACACGAAATCCATCAAAGGGGTGGCCGGAATCATCTACGAAGGCATCAGAGAATGGGCATGGCATGCTggatcaccaccaccacaaccataACCACCGTCACAATCATAACCACAATCACCACAACAACCACCATTCTCACCTCCATAACCAGCAGCCGAACCCTCAGTACAACTACAATGCTATTTATCAGGTCCTTAATTAAGCACAAGTGTTTGTGTTTTTAGCTTCTAAGTTTTTAgcataatataaaagaaatgatatgatGTAGCCTCTAAGAACAACGTGTTGTCTTGATTTCTAATAATAATTTGCACTTTCTGCTGCTATTTTTAGTAATTACTAGCCATCCCATTCAAGTCAACATTCTTCTTTTATCATAGAGATTTCAAGGAATGACAGAGAGTGACCCATTATATTTGTCACTTCCATACAAAACAACCCTCATACTTGTAAACacgattttatattttttggcaAAGAGAAGCTTTTGCCTACACAAGTATGTGAAACAATTTTTCATTGTCAAGAATTTGTAAAACCGTTATATCGAGATTTGACACTTCCGGATTAAACCATTCCACCTAAAACTGGAAGTGTCAATTCTGGTTTCATCGTATGTAGCAACTGAGACAAAAGGTTTAATTTAGTTCCAGTTCTAACATAGATGAAACCAGAATTGACACTTCCGGTTTTTAGTATAATGTCTGAATCCGGAATTGTCAATTCCGGATATACCAGGTGTAGGAAATTTTTAGCAACAGAAATTTGTTTGACCGATTGCAAAAATGCTTGTTTTACCAAAATTATCTTGTAAACGCTCAAAAAGGTGGAAAAAAAACTAGCATTTGTTTTAACTAAACATTAACAAAGTAAAAATGATTGCTATGTAAATAGGTGACAATTAGGTCTGACGGTTGAAGAAGCAAAATCCCCATACCCCCTTTCTCTTGCCCAACCTGTACATGTACCCGTCTTGCCCTACCTTTCTATCTCGCCCGTATTCACCCTACTAGTACACAGATGCTCCTTCATGTTGAATCCTTTGCGAAAAAATTGTTTTCGATTTCTAGGGTGGGAAAGTCACAATCGTTGTTTAGTAAAAAGAAGTGGCCTCTAATGCTTAAATGAGCTTGCATGTTTTTCTATATCTTCTAAGGAAGTAAAAAAAGTCAATATACATATCATAACGTGGCTTTTTTCACTCATCCTCATGAGTCATGATTTTACCACCATCAGCGTTGATCACCTAGTGACAAAATTTGATGCCTTTTTGTACTATCGAACTTTCTGTTTGATTGCCATTTTGAACATTTTAACTAGCAATTCGTGTTCATGAAAGTTAAAAGACGCAAAAGGACGGCAGTTGGAGAATCAAAATCCTGTCTACATAAACATGAAATTGTTATCTAAATGGACAAGAGCCAATCATCACTTCAATAATGAGAAAGTGTTGGGTTCAAGTCCCATTTAACAAAAAAGTTAGGGATCTATATTGACCACGAGATTTTCTCTCACCTATGGTGGGTTTACTCATTTGGGTGGCCTTCAACGTAGAGAATGGAGACGATCAGGTGGGTAGTGGTCTGTCAATGATCcaagtgtaaaaaatatatcaaatggaAAAGAAACATATTCATATGCACCTAAATCTTTTAAAGGTTAACACATTATTTAACCCACAAAAATAGGTTTGGAGCTATAACAAAAAGACCGATTCGCAAATGTTCTAATAACTTCAAATGTCATATTTTTTAGTCTCAAAGTGGGATTGATGCCGACAATCGAATGATTAAGAATAAGCCAATATGTTTCTGTTGGTAACGGCCAAAACAAGTCAGGGTCAAAATGGGCCAGTGATAAGAAACTAACGGGCCCGCAAAATAAAGAGAGTAACACAGTAATTAACAAGTAACACCACAACTTAATATCCTCTCACCTTGGTTGTAGAGACACTGTCCATTTTGCCTATATGACTCCGGATTACATTTGCGTAAGACGTTTTATACATTATGTTGTGAATATATAGACATGTTTACCAACCATGTATTAGTTGTTTCACTATCATAGAGATTTCTAGCAATATACTAGACTACAATTGTTATGTATAGCTGAAAACAAATCCATTACAGTTGTGCTTTTAAACTGTATGTTTGCTAGTTGACAAGTTGTTTCAATAGATAAGTTGATTGCCGATTTAGTTGCCCGTAACTCCGTAAGTGTTGTGTTTATCCCTTCAGTGAATGTTATTTTGTAGGAACAAGTGGCTTGGTAGGCAAGGTTGAAGATAGGGTCGACAAAAACACTATAAAGGATTAACGTGGGTTTACACTTGCAAATGGTTTTAGCAAGTGTATCTTTTGCATCCCCGTTACAATACCTCAAAGTTTTGATAGTAAAGGTTTTTATGGTGGTAAATAAATATACAGGTTTttgattagaaaaaaataattggttgtGGGTTTTACAGGGAGGTTTTTGTAATGAccagagcaagtacccgcgcgttgcggcggtgagatggtggggtgatacctaggtcataaagtatgataggttataggagttgatatgtcatagagtatgatagtcaaatgtcttagccgtacgggctccgccctcggattaaaaaatttatcgaaagtatatcgaatgacatctctaatgaaagagcatgatattttaataacacccatacaatttttataatttatcgatgtacggtttttgagataaaagattttgaatgaattggaggaataaataatttatggcagagagagaaaaaagatgcttggttgaaatttgaggagagagaaataatattatagttattttagataaatatagaataaatagGAGAAGCATTTTAGGGaagtatttaaaatcaatattgaaaatttcaagttcaatgttgaaaatctaaggaaaatctgctttataatatagtatagatatttggTATATAGCCATATAGGTATGTATTTTTGAATACATATAGGTATTTTATACTGGGTTGttatcatttgaaaattaaaatttttgtgaaaaaatatattgtgatttgaatttaacacaatgtgttttttaaaaatttaatgtgtttttaaaaactcattgtgttaagtttatatt
The sequence above is drawn from the Erigeron canadensis isolate Cc75 chromosome 4, C_canadensis_v1, whole genome shotgun sequence genome and encodes:
- the LOC122598437 gene encoding transcription factor ABORTED MICROSPORES — its product is MEVMQEMMERLRSIVGPESWDYCVLWKPSKDQREIEWVDCCCSGGSRQHGNGGDNDHHQEDQQVLFQCKDVVFHHPTTNACHLLSLLPSSMPFDSGIYGQTMISNQPRWINFSNSSNSDFSEENLGTKALIPVPIGLVELFVSKQISEDQSIVDFVTTAFNMSLEQLPMMNANNNVESSFSVNMDNLDDGESKDYIAQVLDDEKDPTNHFQPPISPATMLENLNLSPHNMSDNHLHPMNFLQQFNYGENRNTKNMFLESTSEPMPMMMNHDDPFDPNSEENVGFDHEIDMALQGQMMGEKGHLMEQLENAPKKQGNEINRSDSVSDCSDQNDDEDDPKCRRRNGKPQSKNLMAERKRRKKLNDRLYTLRSLVPKITKLDRASILKDAIEYVMELKRQVEDLQNELEENSDDEGTTNNQSTIVEQEVMHGNGSNAKRRYNHSHGMFMNGPQLEAYSGVGNIEVSKHNQDTEGANEKGQQMEPQVEVSPLNGNEFFVKVFCEHKPGGFVRLMEAFNALGLEVTNVNVTSFRCLVLNVFKVERKDSEMVQADHLRESLLEITRNPSKGWPESSTKASENGHGMLDHHHHNHNHRHNHNHNHHNNHHSHLHNQQPNPQYNYNAIYQVLN